The proteins below come from a single Borreliella afzelii genomic window:
- a CDS encoding MinD/ParA family protein, translating into MIIIPVASGKGGVGKSLLSVNIAICLANEGKSVLLIDLDLGASNLHSMLNITPKKSIGTFLKTNINFSDIIINSGIKNLNFIAGDSDIPELANIAVSQKKTIIRNLKSLKYDYLVIDLGAGTTFNIIDFFLMSKRGIIVTTPTVTATMNAYLFLKNIIFRLLSSVFKKGTKGNEILSTIKQNSIDLQRVYIPNLLLKLENEDPENYSKFNKLFKTICPFIIFNMLKTPNDIEKTEKIIKSAKNYLSINLQSIGAIYKDEMVDQALNSKIPITIYKPTSSTSKSIKKIAKKLIEIEDLTNDAELLNEEDLNESYDFVLREAQEEYIGKIEYLESLIKNKTIDSSEIIDIIKSQKREIETLKKQNMLFKKKLFEKLKKAKEV; encoded by the coding sequence TTGATTATTATTCCTGTAGCCAGCGGTAAGGGGGGAGTTGGCAAATCTCTTTTATCGGTAAACATAGCAATTTGCCTGGCAAATGAAGGAAAAAGTGTCTTGCTTATTGATCTTGACCTTGGAGCATCTAATTTGCATTCAATGTTAAACATTACGCCCAAAAAAAGTATCGGCACATTTTTAAAAACAAACATTAATTTCTCAGATATTATTATTAACTCTGGAATTAAAAATCTAAACTTCATTGCAGGAGATTCTGACATCCCAGAACTTGCTAATATAGCTGTTTCTCAAAAAAAAACTATAATAAGAAATTTAAAATCTTTAAAATATGATTACTTGGTGATTGATCTTGGCGCAGGAACAACTTTTAACATTATAGACTTTTTTTTAATGTCAAAAAGAGGAATAATAGTAACAACACCAACAGTAACAGCTACAATGAATGCATATTTATTTCTTAAAAATATAATATTTAGACTGTTATCAAGCGTGTTTAAAAAAGGAACAAAAGGAAATGAAATTCTCAGCACAATAAAACAAAATTCAATTGATCTTCAAAGGGTATATATACCTAATTTGCTGTTAAAGCTAGAAAACGAAGATCCTGAAAATTACTCTAAATTTAATAAATTGTTTAAAACAATTTGTCCTTTTATAATATTTAATATGCTCAAAACCCCCAATGACATTGAAAAAACCGAAAAAATAATAAAATCAGCGAAAAACTATTTAAGCATAAATTTACAAAGTATTGGAGCAATCTATAAAGATGAAATGGTTGATCAAGCTTTAAACAGCAAAATCCCTATCACTATCTACAAGCCCACAAGCTCAACTTCTAAAAGTATAAAAAAAATTGCAAAAAAATTGATCGAAATTGAAGATTTAACAAATGATGCTGAGCTTTTAAACGAAGAAGATTTAAATGAAAGTTATGATTTTGTACTAAGAGAAGCTCAAGAAGAATATATTGGAAAAATTGAATACCTTGAATCGTTGATAAAAAACAAAACAATAGACAGCAGCGAAATTATTGATATAATAAAATCTCAGAAAAGAGAAATCGAAACCTTAAAAAAGCAAAATATGTTATTTAAAAAAAAGCTTTTTGAAAAGCTTAAAAAGGCTAAGGAGGTCTAA
- a CDS encoding S41 family peptidase, whose product MKNKFLIGVYFLLTLGISSLVIVESIFAFDESNNNKLSRSSYEQMMIQAFEFVKENYVDPVSDEVIFEGALKGIFQALNDPYSQYLTKKDLEEISKTTVGDYVGIGISIIKKMHSQDKQDKAKDLDPNSACVSIVTPFEGGPAYKAGIKSGDCITAVDGKSVSSMEVDQVVDLLKGKEGTKVKVSILRGKNLTLDFELTREKIEIQTIKYDVINPDIGYVRIVSFNPHTSADFSKALDNLKNRNIKSLILDLRLNTGGYFQAAIKMADDILSKGTIVSTKSRNSSKPVDYKASSKQVLPSDIKIVALIDKSSASASEVFVGALKDNKRAYIIGEKSYGKGLIQHVVPFYTGGFKITSSKYYTPSGKSIHKIGIEPDLEIKSSDFSEEEALIYKEIFDKKLVEGFLKGKKSITEQEIDFFVENLVKENPKYKIDKEFLGKYVFFNYYQDNNKELPIYNLHYDKALKAACEYLSKLGN is encoded by the coding sequence ATGAAAAATAAATTTTTAATAGGCGTGTATTTTTTATTGACTTTAGGTATAAGCTCTCTAGTAATTGTTGAATCTATTTTTGCTTTTGATGAATCTAATAATAATAAGTTATCAAGATCTAGTTATGAGCAGATGATGATTCAGGCTTTTGAATTTGTAAAAGAAAATTATGTTGATCCTGTAAGCGATGAAGTGATTTTTGAAGGTGCTTTAAAAGGAATATTTCAAGCTTTGAATGATCCTTATTCTCAATATTTGACAAAAAAGGATTTAGAAGAGATTTCGAAAACAACAGTGGGAGATTATGTCGGTATTGGAATTTCTATAATAAAAAAAATGCATTCTCAAGATAAGCAAGACAAGGCAAAAGATCTTGATCCTAATAGCGCTTGCGTTTCTATTGTTACGCCTTTTGAAGGAGGTCCGGCTTATAAGGCTGGAATTAAATCTGGAGATTGTATTACCGCTGTTGATGGCAAGAGCGTTTCTTCTATGGAGGTAGATCAAGTTGTTGATCTTTTAAAGGGTAAAGAGGGTACAAAAGTTAAAGTGTCTATTCTTAGGGGCAAAAATTTAACATTGGATTTTGAACTTACAAGAGAGAAGATAGAAATACAAACAATCAAGTATGATGTTATTAATCCAGATATTGGTTATGTAAGAATAGTAAGCTTTAATCCGCACACTTCTGCAGATTTTAGTAAAGCTTTAGATAATCTCAAGAATAGGAATATTAAATCTTTGATTTTAGATTTAAGACTTAATACTGGGGGATATTTTCAGGCAGCTATAAAAATGGCGGATGATATTTTATCTAAAGGGACTATTGTTTCTACAAAGTCAAGAAATTCTAGCAAGCCTGTTGATTATAAAGCAAGCTCAAAACAAGTTTTACCCTCAGATATAAAAATTGTTGCTTTAATAGATAAATCATCAGCATCAGCCTCAGAGGTTTTTGTAGGGGCCTTAAAAGACAATAAAAGAGCCTATATTATAGGCGAAAAGTCTTATGGCAAGGGACTTATTCAGCATGTAGTTCCTTTTTATACTGGTGGCTTTAAAATTACAAGTTCAAAGTATTATACTCCATCTGGAAAGAGTATTCATAAAATTGGGATTGAGCCTGATTTGGAAATAAAATCCTCAGATTTTTCTGAAGAGGAGGCATTAATATATAAAGAAATTTTTGATAAAAAGCTAGTAGAAGGCTTTTTGAAGGGTAAAAAATCTATTACTGAACAAGAGATTGATTTTTTTGTTGAAAATCTTGTTAAAGAAAATCCAAAATATAAAATTGATAAAGAATTTTTAGGCAAGTATGTGTTTTTTAATTATTATCAAGATAATAATAAAGAACTGCCAATTTATAATCTACATTATGACAAGGCTTTAAAAGCGGCTTGTGAATATTTATCTAAATTAGGTAATTAA
- a CDS encoding 16S rRNA (uracil(1498)-N(3))-methyltransferase — translation MKQIVLDANCLAGDFVIVKDMRIYHYLINVRRLKKGDKLNILLKDKELRASEIVEIGSNFIKFATNKIDKIEKSNFEISIFISSLKGKKIDSVLRQVVEIGVSEINIINADHSVSKIDISNTSAKTLRFSKIIDEALKQSGNKIVPKINFYNNFFYLPYSFCTTRYYVAHQSGMLLSKNESFDNFSKIGIIIGPEGCFSNSEITFFKEKDFTFVRFNTPVLRADTAIIYSLAYFKVLLEDCNG, via the coding sequence GTGAAGCAAATTGTTTTGGATGCTAATTGTTTAGCAGGTGATTTTGTTATTGTTAAAGATATGAGAATATATCATTATCTTATTAATGTAAGACGACTTAAAAAGGGTGATAAGCTGAACATTCTTTTAAAAGATAAGGAATTAAGGGCGTCAGAAATAGTAGAAATTGGTAGCAATTTTATTAAGTTTGCTACCAATAAAATAGATAAAATTGAAAAAAGTAATTTTGAGATAAGTATTTTTATTTCTAGTTTAAAGGGTAAAAAAATAGATTCGGTGTTAAGACAGGTTGTTGAAATTGGAGTTTCAGAAATTAATATTATTAATGCAGATCATTCTGTATCTAAAATAGATATAAGCAATACATCTGCCAAAACTTTAAGATTTTCAAAAATAATAGATGAGGCCTTGAAGCAAAGCGGTAATAAAATTGTTCCTAAAATTAATTTTTATAATAATTTTTTTTATTTACCTTATTCTTTTTGTACTACTAGATATTATGTTGCTCATCAAAGTGGAATGCTTTTAAGCAAGAATGAAAGTTTTGATAATTTTAGCAAAATTGGAATTATAATAGGTCCTGAAGGATGCTTTTCGAATTCAGAAATTACCTTTTTTAAGGAGAAAGACTTTACCTTTGTAAGGTTTAATACACCCGTTTTACGGGCGGATACGGCTATTATTTATTCACTTGCTTATTTTAAGGTATTGTTAGAGGATTGTAATGGCTAA
- a CDS encoding CarD family transcriptional regulator: MAFLLNQSVVYPMHGVGTIKDIRTREFNGEIIDYYEIHFPFNDMIFMVPVAKVDDFGIRALVSREKVEEVFDVIKKFEGQIDSKKIKDGGHEFYKKSDILDTAKLYKFLYKKSTQKELPFYEKRILNDFELILEHEISLALQISFEEAKKKIKNILVDSKKA; this comes from the coding sequence ATGGCATTTCTGCTAAATCAATCAGTAGTTTATCCAATGCATGGAGTAGGTACTATTAAGGATATTAGAACCAGAGAGTTTAATGGCGAGATTATTGATTATTATGAAATACATTTCCCATTTAATGATATGATTTTTATGGTTCCTGTTGCTAAAGTTGACGATTTTGGAATTAGGGCTTTAGTTAGCAGAGAAAAGGTAGAAGAGGTTTTTGATGTTATTAAAAAGTTTGAAGGTCAAATAGATTCAAAAAAAATAAAAGATGGTGGTCATGAATTTTATAAAAAAAGTGATATTTTGGATACAGCAAAGTTATATAAATTTTTATATAAAAAATCTACTCAAAAAGAACTTCCTTTTTACGAAAAAAGGATTTTGAATGATTTTGAATTAATACTGGAGCACGAGATTAGCTTAGCTTTGCAGATTAGCTTTGAAGAAGCTAAGAAGAAGATTAAAAATATTTTAGTCGATAGTAAAAAGGCTTAA